The Flavipsychrobacter sp. genome contains the following window.
GAGTCTGCACTTAAATGGGATGTAATACCTTCGGCTGACTACGTTACAGTAGCCAACCCTGTTCCTGTAAAACAACTTGCCCGCAAAAGCAAAGAGCGTATTAGCAAAAGTGAAGCTTTTGAAATAATAGAAAAAACAGCAGATAGAATAAAAGCACAGCAAGACGACAAAACATATGCACTTAACGAGACAGATTATAAAGCTGAACTTAAAGAGGCAAACGAAGCCGTAGAGCGTATGGATAAGCTGGAAGAAATGAGCAAAAAACTGGATGTAGTAAACATAAAAGAAGATTTACAAAAGATAAATCTTGACAGCAATACTATTTCTAAAAATGAAACTTGGATAAAGAACCTAAGCAAGGATATCTACATAGCAGAAACAGTCAATATCATTAATGACATGAAGCAACTTAACATGAATGTTAGCCTTGGCGAAGGGAAAGCCATAGACTAATTAAATATATAAACTATATAAAAGAAAAGCCCTGCAATTGTAGGGCTTTTCTTTTAAGGTGTATATTTACGGGTTATTCAATTAACTTTGCACTCAAAAAGCAAATATTGCGACATTATTACTTCCATATTGTTCTAGTAACACTACTATCAATACCGTCGATAGCTAGTGCGCAAAGTGACAGTACAACTAGTATTGTAGCAATAAAACCCGACACAACACTTAAGCTTAGTAAAAAAGAGTTTGTACCCAACCCTAAAAAGGCAGGCATGTATTCTTCTATCATGCCGGGACTTGGCCAAATATATAATCGTCAATACTGGAAGCTACCCATAGTGTATGCTGGAGTTGCCGCAGCTGGCTATTTTATACAATCTAACTTAAGCCAATACCGCACCTACCGTAAAGCTTACATTTACCGTATAGATAATGACCCTAGTACGGTAGATGAGTTTGCAGGTAGATATAGCGAGCAGGATCTAAAGTCTTTACAAGATGGCTTCAGAGGGTACTTAGACATAACTGTATTAGTTACAGCAGTAGGCTACAGCTTGCAAATATTAGATGCCGTAGCATCTGCTCACCTAAGAAACTTTGACGTATCTCCTAGCATATCTATGCAAATGCAACCCGTAATACAACCCAACTATATAGGTGCAGGGTTAGTCGTTAACTTTAAGTAATGAAATATTATATTCTTGCGCTTACTTTCATTTAAGCTATAGCAAGTTTAACTTTACAATATGCTCCATAGCAAACCAAAAGAAGACAATTACAAACACAAGGGACTGAGAAGCAAACTTGTAGACCTACTTAGAGAAAAAGGTATCAAAAGCGAACAGGTTTTAGCCGCAATAAATACTATCCCAAGACATTTTTTCTTAGACCCAGCATTCGAACGTATTGCCTATGAAGACAGGGCATTTCCTATTGTTGCCGACCAAACCATATCTCAACCATATACTGTAGCATTACAATCTCAGCTACTGGAAATAAAAAAATATGACAAGGTACTGGAAGTAGGTACAGGTAGTGCTTACCAAGCGTGTGTACTTGCCGAGCTAGGTGCTATGGTATACTCTATTGAGCGTCAAAAAGCGCTCTACGACTTTGTCAACGACTTTTTCTTTATTAATAACTACCCTTACCTAAAGCGTTTCTACGGAGATGGTTACCTAGGCCTTCCTACGTATGCACCTTTCGACAAAGTAATAGTAACTGCGGCAGCTCCATATATCCCTCCAAAACTTGTTGAGCAATTAAAGAATGGAGGTATTATGATAATACCTGTTGGCGATGACAAAGGTCAGGAGATGATAAGGGTAACTAAAGATGCTGACGGCAATGTAAAAGAAGAAGTAATGGGCAAAGCAGACTTTGTGCCAATGCTAGAGGGCAAAAATAAATAGCCTACTTTTTTATCGCATTAAGGTTTCTTTGAATCCCTACATATTTAGTTCTCTTTAGTGGTGATTTTTTAAAGACTTTTCTAAAAGTATCTTCTGTCATTTGCTGCCACTCTGCAAGAGACAGGTCTAACACTTCCCTTACAGGCTCAAAATAAGGTTCATGATGTGGCTTTGAGAATCTATTCCAAGGGCATACATCTTGACAGATATCGCAGCCAAACATCCAATCTTTCATTTTACTATGATACTCTGTTGGTATCAGCGCATCTTTAAGCTCAATAGTAAAATAAGAGATGCACTTACTTCCATCTACTTCGGTTGGTGATACTATAGCATCGGTAGGGCAAGCGTCAAGACATCTCGTACAAGTACCACAGTGATCAGTTTGGAAAGGTGCGTCTTCTTCCAGTTCCAGATCGCTTATCAAGGTTGCAATGAAGAAAAAAGAACCCGACTGCTTGGTGATTAAATTCGCGTTTTTACCTATCCACCCCAGCCCACTTCTCTGCGCCCAGCTACGCTCCAATACAGGAGCACTATCTACAAAACCTCGCCCTTCTACTTCGCCAATATTTTCTTTAATAAATGCGAGTAACTGATTTAACTTATCCCTTATTACAAAATGATAATCTATACCCCATGCATACTTCGCTATTTTAGGTGCATCATTACTTTGTTTTTGTTCTGGATAATAGTTGAGTAATAATGTAATTACTGATTTTGCACCAGGCACTAGTTTAGCGGGATTGGTACGGAGGTCAAAATGATTTTCCATGTACTTCATAGCACCATGATGCCCATTCTTCAACCATTCTTCTAAACGTCTTGCATCTTCATCAAGAGGTATAGCTTTGGCAATACCACAACTATCAAAGCCCAACCGTTGAGCTTCTTGCTTTATAAGCATTGTGTATTTGCCTATGTTATTCAACACTACAGTTCTTTAAGTTTCACACCATGCATTTGAGACAACTTCCCTACAGCCTCGTCATAAAAAGCCAATGGCACACCTGCAATCACATTGCAAAACAACTGCAAATCTTGTTTATATATAGTTGCTTCACCTTGCTTCAAAATATACAACACCTCACCCATAAGCGGGTAGTCAAAATCCAATTCTACCTTTTTCTCAATCCATTTTTCTATTATTGTTGCGACTTGTAATGCTTCTGCCGTTGCTGTTTTGTAAGCATTGATCAGTCCCGGCACACCTAACAAAGAACCACCAAAATACCGAACCACCACAACCAATACATTAGTCACCTCCGAACTATCTATCTGCCCAAGCATGGGCTTACCTGCACTACCAGAAGGTTCGCCATCATCAGCCGCCTTATAAATATTACCATCAGTACCCAGCCTGTAGGCTACACAATGGTGTACTGCTTTAGGGTGCTCTTTCTTTAGTTCTTTTACTTTCTCTTTTATTTCTTCAACAGTATTTACAGGATAAGCAAAGGCAAAAAACTTACTCCCTCTATCTCTAAACTCCCCTGTAGTAGGAGCCTCTATAGTTTTATATTTTGTAACACTATCCATAAGTATTTGACAATACTATTAACAAGATAGACAATGCAGATAAAAGAATACCTACAAACCTATACTTGGTAAACTCTTCTTTAAAAAATATGATGGCGATAATAGTAGACAACAATAAAATAGCAATATTATTTACAGGTATTATTGCCGAGCTCTCTAATACATCAACATTAAACAAACGAACCAAATAGAATATGGAAAAGAAATTGGGCACTCCCAAAACAATACCTGCTAGTACGTTTTTATAACTCAACTTAGTTCTACCCGTCACAACATTATATACCACAGCTACACTACCTAACATGGCAGCCATGAAAAATATATGAATAGTAAAAGAGGCTTGTATGGAAGCATGACTAAGATAAGTATGTTCCATATACTTCATGATCGTATCAAGCGCACCACTTAGAAAAAAGATAGACAAGGGAAGTACAAAACTTTTTGATAATCCAATGCGCTCTCCTTTCTTTTTTACAGTCAAGTAGATACCGGGAATAGCTAACAGTACACCTACAATCTTCAACGCAGTTACACTTTCGTTATACAATACAATAGATATAATAACGGGTATAACCAGTGACAACTTGTTGGAAATAATAGTAGTCGTTATCCCTTCCTTCTTAGTGCTATAGGCCAAGAGGTTGAACATAGAAATAAACAAGACACCCAAAAACAAAACCCACCCCCACCATGGCTCTTCAACGCTTTTAGCAGAAATAGGCAAATGTCCTAAATACAGACTTCCTGTAACAACACACACCCAATAATTGACAACTATTGCCTGTAGATTATTTACACCATACTTAGGAAAAAGTTTGAACAGTGTAAACAAAAAAACATTAAGAAGAATAACAGCTATTAAGTAAAACATTACAAGCTCCACCCCTCCCTGTAGACAAATGGATTATCAATATTTGCGGATACGGTTAAGCGATCTTCACCAATGCTTGTAGTATATAGTCGCTTTTCATTTCGTAACTGTGGAGCTTTTATCCCATCCGATATATTATCATTCCCCACAAACACTCTTGCTTCATGCCATAATCCTGTTTCAATAAATTGATTTAGCAGTTTTGCACCTCCTTCTACTATTAAAGATTGGATTCCTTCCTTTACTAATAGTTGGCAAATCACCTTGGGCAGGTCACTACCTTCCTCTATTTTTTTATAAATCAAATTGCCTTTCTCTTCTTCTTGCTCACAGTTTATCACCCAGGTTTTAGTCTTACTGTCAAATAGCTTATGCGATTGAGGGAGTGACAAATCTTTATCGATAACTATACGCAATGGATCCTTCCCCTTCCATAACCTCGCTGTAAGGCTGGGATTATCATGTAATGCCGTATTGTAGCCTACCAGTATTGCCTGCTCCTCCGTTCTCCATTTGTGAACCAATTCCATGCTTGATGCACCTGTTATTTGCGTGCGGGTATAATCAGCAGGAGCAATAAAACCGCTTCGCGTCTGCGCCCACTTCAATATCACATAAGGCACCTTCTTTTCCATAGCGGTAAAAAACCTCCTGTTCAACCACAACCCTTCTTCTTCCAATACTCTTGACACGACTTCCACGCCAGCTTGCTCTAATATCTTTACACCACCACCATTCACTTTGGGATTGGGGTCAATATTGCACACCACTACTTTTTTTACAGATTCCGCAACCAGTCTTTCAGCACAAGGTGGCGTATTGCCATGATGTGCACAAGGTTCTAGACTAACATACATCGTACTTTGAGAAATTAAGCCTTTATCCTCCTCTTTTACACTTGCTAAACAATTCACCTCTGCATGTGCTTGTCCATACTGCTGGTGCCAGCCCTCTCCTATTATACGGTCATTGTACACCAGCACTGCACCTACCATAGGATTGGGTGCTACACACCCCTTACCCTGCTTTGCAAGCTCTAGACAACGCTTTATATATTGCTCCTGTATTTGCATTATTGAGCACAAAAGTAACTAAAGCCAAGCATACCTCTAGCAAACCATAGAGTAGATTATATTTGCATAGTGCAAACACTACTCGCAGCATATAATAGCCTGAAAGAGAGCTTATTGACCATCTATAATGATGGTGAAGCTAGCTTTATTGCCCATGAGATCATGGAACACATTACGGGTTACAACAAATTGCAGCGCCTTACTAAAAAAGAAGAACATTTTACCATAGAACAAGAAGCAGCATATACTAAGTGTTCTAAACAGCTTCTTACAGGTATACCCATGCAATATGTAATAGGTCATACCTGGTTTATGGGACACAAGTATATTGTCAACTCAAATGTTCTCATACCAAGACCTGAAACAGAAGAACTTGTACAACTAATAGCAGATGATTGGAAAAACAAGCAGGACATAACTATTTTAGATATTGGCACAGGTAGTGGATGTATACCTATTTCCCTAAAGCAGTTATTGCCTCAAGCTAACGTAAATAGCTGCGATGTGAGTGAAGGAGCTTTATCTACAGCACAACAAAATGCTGCTGCGCTCAATACCGACGTCAACTTTATGTTACTAGACTTTTTAGACGAAATAAAGCAGGCAACACTTAAAACCTATGATATAATCGTATCCAACCCTCCATACATCCCTGTTGAGTATAAAGAGCAGATGGATAGTAATGTAAAAGACTTTGAACCTGAGGTTGCCTTGTTTGTGCCTAATAATGACCCATTGTTATTCTATCGTGCAATTGCAATATTTGGTCAAAAATACTTAACTCCTCAAGGAGCCATATACTGTGAGCTACATGCCGACCATGCCCTAGCAACAGAGCAGCTATTCTTAGAGATGGGCTATAAGCATGTGACTATAAAAAAAGACATGCATGGGAACTTACGTATACTAAAAGCACAGTAATAAAAAAGCCCCTGCATTTGCAGAGGCTTCATAACTAGTTAGAATATTTTAAGAAGGGAGTTCACCTACCATATCTTCAGGTCTTACCCACTCATCAAACTCTTCGGCAGTTACATAACCTAATGCTATAGCTGTTTCTTTCAAAGTTTTACCTTCTCTATGCGCAGTTTGTGCTATTTCAGCTGCTTTGTAGTAACCTATCTTAGTATTTAAAGAAGTCACCAACATCAATGAATTATTCAAGTGGTTCTTGATATTTTCTGTGATCGGCTCAATACCAACAGCGCACTTATCGTTAAACGCCACACAACCATCACCTATCAATCTTGCACTGTGAAGGAAGTTGTATATCATCATTGGCTTAAATACGTTCAGTTCAAAATGACCGTTAGCACCACCAACGTTAATAGCTACATCATTACCCAATACCTGCGCAGCGATCATAGTCAATGCTTCACACTGTGTAGGATTCACTTTACCCGGCATGATTGAAGAACCAGGCTCATTACTTGGTATTGATATTTCACCGATACCACTACGAGGACCAGAGCTTAGCATACGAATATCATTAGCTATCTTCATTAAGCTAACAGCTACAGTTTTCAACGCACCATGCGCTTCTACTATTGCATCGTGCGCAGCAAGACTTTCAAACTTATTTTCTGCTGTAATAAAAGGCAAACCTGTAAGCTCAGCGATCTTAGCAGCTACTTTTTCAGAATATCCTTCAGGAGTATTGATACCTGTACCTACGGCAGTACCACCTAGTGCTAATTCAGAAAGATGAGGCAATGTATTATTGATAGCTTTTAAACCATGATCTAGTTGAGATACATAACCACTCAACTCTTGACCCAATGTCAATGGCGTAGCATCCATAAAGTGAGTACGACCGATCTTCACCACATGCATAAACTCTTTAGACTTTGCAGCCAAAGTATTACGTAGCTTCTTGATACCAGGAATGGTAATATCTATTAATATCTTATAAGCAGCAATATGCATTGCTGTTGGGAATGTATCGTTAGACGATTGAGACTTATTCACGTCATCGTTCGGGTGAATAAACTTTTCTTTATCGGTAAGGCTACCACCATTCAATACATGCGCACGATAAGCTATTACCTCGTTATTGTTCATGTTCGATTGTGTACCGGAACCTGTTTGCCATACTACTAGTGGAAATTGGTCATCCAACTTGCCTTCCAATATCTCATCACATACTTTGGCGATCAAAGCTGACTTTTCTGCAGGCAATACACCACAGTCGGTATTTGTCAAAGCAGCAGCTTTTTTCAAATAAGCAAAACCACGCACAATTTCCATTGGCATCTTGTTCGTGTCTACTGCAATTTTGAAGTTTTCGATAGAACGTTGTGTTTGCGCACCATAATAAGCATCTTTAGGCACCTGAACCTCACCCATTGTATCTTTTTCTATACGATATTCCATATATAGTTTTTTATTATTAACTAGATTTTAGCGCTGCAAAGATATTAAATGCTGCTCGATACTCGAAGAAGTATATTATATATTGTAATTTTGCCACGTGAAATACGGTTACCTAACGTTTATTACTATCGCAATCGCTACACTGTCTCTATTCTCATTTGCAGAAAAAGAAGAAGTAACTACAGAAGAGCAGCTGGGACAACTTTTATTCTTCGACCCTATACTGTCTGAAGACCATACCATAAGTTGCGCATCTTGCCATAAGCCAGAGCACGCTTTTGCAGACACTGGAGCTTTTAGCATAGGCGTTCATGGGCGTGTAGGAACCCGAAACACACCATCTGCAATGAATGTAGCATCTAGAGAAGCCCTATTTTGGGATGGACGTGCTGCAACTCTGGAAGAGCAGGCACTAGGCCCAATTGAGAACCCTGTAGAGATGAACCTATCTCTGACAGAAGCTATTGAAAGGCTAAATAACAGCAAATACAAACAGCTATTTTTAAAGATATATAACGAGCTACCCAACAAAGATAATCTTGGCGCCGCCATAGCTGCTTTTGAAAGAACATTAGAGACCGCCGACACACCAAATGACCGCTGGCTAAATGATGAATCGGGTGGACTAACGCTACAACAAGAAAGAGGAAGAGAGGTCTTTATGGAAAAAGGGAAATGCTTCGAATGCCACTTCACTCCTGACTTTACCGCTGATGAATTTAAGAGTATAGGGTTATTTAATGGTACAAAGTATAATGATTCAGGAAGGTTTGCTACAACGCACAATCATGATGACATTGGAAAATTCAAAGTGCCTGGATTAAGAAATGTAGCTATAACTGCTCCATATATGCATGATGGCAGCATGAAGACACTCCGCGAAGTAATAGACTATTATGACCAACCCATAAAAATGTTACCTGACGGAATCGGTAGAGACAGTTTAGTATCTACACCGCTCAACCTAACGGAACAGGAAAAGCAAGATCTAGAAGCATTTTTACACTCACTTACTGACGATAGATTCCTAAAAAACAATTAGGTCTATTAATATAAGTAGTTATTTTTAGGGTATAATTTAACTACTTATGAGACACCTATTATTAACTGCCCTGTCGGCTTTATTACTAATGAGTATTGGCATCCCCGCTGCTGCTCAAATCAGTAACACAGAATATAGCACGCCCTTTGAAGAACCCCCTGGAGGAAAAAAGAAGCTTTTACAGTTAGAGAATGGTAATACATTCCTATTCTATTTTACCTATAAAAAAGGTATTGAGATCACCGTTTATGGCAAAAACAGAAAAGTGATTGCCACCAACCAGCTTACCAGCAATTTGTGGGATCCAAAAAAAATGAAGGCCTCAAAGATTGTTGGTATCTATGAAATTGACAAGCAACCTGTACTTTTCATCTACCAAGTACTTGACAGAATACCCACTCTTTTCAGAGTAAAAATAAATGCTCAAACTGGCAAGCTTGATGGCGAAATGAAAATATGCACATTACCAAAGCTAAAGAGCGGATCTGCTTGGGCAATGGCTTACGGAGGCGTAAAGGCACCTGAATTTTATGTAGAGAAAGACCCCAACTCTGATAACTATGCAGTAGTAAACTTCAACAGCTTTGCTGGAGAGAGCGACGAACGTGTTGAGGTAATTCATTACAGCATTGTTGATGGCAAACATAAAAGAGTAAGCCAAGCATTCTACGACACACAAGGATTTAAATATCTTAACTTCTTAGGTATGGTGGTAAAAGGTGATGAAAGTATATTCATCACTACTTATGGCTACAACACTAAAAAATCGGGAGGAAAAGATTCCCGACTTATCATATCTCGCCTTAATGCCGGAGAAAAAGAATTTACTAATAAAAAACTCGAGTTCTCAGACGATTTTAAAGAGACTTCTGCAATACTACAATACAATCTTGGATCTAAAGCGTTACAATTGTTAACCCTAACCTACCTTAAAAACAAAGGTGGAATGAAGTATTTCGTTACGCTAATGAGCTATATAGACCCTCAATCTCTTTTCATTGTTTCTACAAAACCAATACTAAATGTAAAGGCTAGTGAATACATGGAAAGAAACTATGGAGATGCAAAAGGTAACAATGGGAAATTTATAGGATTGCCGCAAACAGCCGTTATCAATAGCGATTTCTCAACAACCATTCTTTTTGAAGAAAACACACAAATCATCACTTACAACTCTTCAGGAGCCATTGTAAGCGCCCAAACAGCACTAGGCAAGATAGCAGTTACACAGCTAGACACCAAGGGCAATGAGCAAGAAGGCATGGCTATTATCAAAGCTCAAAATGGAGCTGGGCTAATCGATGAGTTTTATGTAAAGAGAAAAACTAAAGGCATATTTAACCTTACAGGATTAAATGCAAACAGTGAATTTGTCTCATTTGACTATATCAGTTCAAAAAACAACAACTACATATTGTACAACGATTATGTAGAAAACTTCGACGATGACAAAAGCACTATAAAGCGCAAGAACATGGTTAGGGTAAGTGAATCTAATACAGTATTACACAAGTTGAAATATGCAGGCTACGACAAGTTCTATCTATTTGGCAGACCAGCAAATGACAACTTTTCAACCTTTAGTTTTATTGAGTCTTCTCATTTTCAAAAGAGTACTAGCACATATGCTACTTTAGTAATAAAAAGAGAAAAAAGAAAGAAAGAAGCACATGTAGCTTGGGTTAAACTAGACTAATAAGATAAGCATCATTCTAAATAAAGTCACTCTATGAGTGACTTTATTTTTGCTCATATATATCCAAAAAATAGAACCCTGCACTATCCTTTTGGTTTTGATAATGCGTATGTACTACTTCACCTTTCTCTAGCCCAATAGCACTTGAAAAATAAGGAGCATAATATACAAAACTGTGAAACTCACCATTCTCGCCACATGGATCAACCCCTTCGGGCAAATCATTCATAAAGGATCGATCGACCTTTCTACCTAAGAACTCCTTACCCAATACACTACCATCTACACATATAACAGTTGCATCAATACCAACTTCCTCTATTATAGAGATCAACGCTCTTGTATCTTTTTTCCAAAGAGGGAATACAGCCTTCAAGCCTATTGTTGATAGCTGTTCTTCTCTATATTTTTTTAAATCCTCTAAAAATATATCGCCAAAGGCTGCAGCTTCTACGCCTTTATCCACAAACCCTGTTAATGTTTTGCTCATATATGTGCTATACACATCATGACTGGGCGAGGGAGGCAACTCCAAAGTTGTGATTGGCATGTTCATCCTATCAGCCTGAGTTAATAGTAACTCCTTTCTCACACCATGCATTACGACTCTATCCTTTTCCTGATTAACGGTTGTTAGCAAAGAAGACACATTATATCTATCATCATTTTGCAAAGTATAATATGCCAATGCTGCATCTTTGCCTGAACTCCAATTCAATATTGTTTCCATCCTGTTATATAGTTCTTACCTTTAAAGATAATTGCAAAACTAAAACTAATATTATGGGTAATGCTGTAATTACAGGCGGCACACAGGGAATTGGCAGAGCTATGGCGGAAGTGTTATTGAAAAATGGCTTCTCTATAGCTATTTGTGCCAGAAACAAACAGGATCTAGAGCTAATAAATAAAGAATGGAGCAACGCATACCCAGAAAGTACTATCATTACCTATCAGGCAGATATCTCTAAAAAAGAAGAAGTCCTTTCGTTTGCTCAACATTGCATTGATATATTCTCAACCATTGACATTTTAGTAAATAATGCCGGACAATTTATACCCGGGAACATATCAGACGAACCAGAGGGTAGACTCGAATCATTAATGGATGTAAACTTATACAGTGCCTATCACCTAACCAGAGCATTATTGCCTCAAATAAAAAAACACATATTCAACATATGTTCGGTAGCCAGCCTCAAAGCATACCCTAACGGGGGTGCATATAGTATCACTAAATATGCACTATTAGGCTTTTCAGAAAACCTTAGAGAAGAGCTTAAAAATGAAGGCATTAAAGTAACATCGGTGTGCCCGGGAGCTACTAATAGCAGATCTTGGGAAGGTAATGAAATAGACCCTGAAAGAATAATGAATGCCAAAGATGTAGCAGATATGATGTGGGCTGCTTATAATTTATCTGCCAAGGCAGATGTCGAGCTATTGGTACTGCGCCCTCAACTAGGGGACCTATAATGTTTTTTAACGTTTTTTTATCCCATCAGAACTAGTGTTGCGCTTCAGTAAGTGATATTTTTACATGTATTGAAAATGATGCACAAAAGACAAACATTACGGATATTTATCATATCGGTACTAATCTTATTGGGTAGCTTTAATGCTATTGCCCAAGAGGTAGTCTTTTACCTACAAGCCGGTGCCGACAAAATGGGTATTGAAGATCAAATGAATATTCAATACACCATTAAAAACGTTTCAGGCGTAAATAGTGTTACACCTGACAAAAGCATACACGACAACTTCAATATCCTAGGCGGGCCTTACTCCAGTACAAGCTCTAATATTTCAGTGATCAATGGCAACATGACCAGAAGCATGAGCTTGAGTATTACCTACGTAGTACAACCCAAAAAGAAAGGTACATTAACAATACCAGAAGCCATTGCTGTAGATGCCTCAGGAACAAAATACAAGTCGAACTCTTTAAAAGTAGAAGTTGTTGATGGTAGTATAGCTCGCCAACAGCAACAACAAAGACAACAATATTACGATGACCCCTTTGAAGCTCTAAGACAACAAAGGCAAAGACAACTGGAAGCTTTAAGACAAAGACAGCAACAACTACGTCAACAGCAAGGGCAACAACAGCAACAAGGAAATAATGAGATCGCATCTCAAGAAGACCTTGATAAAAATTTATTTATCAAAGTAACTGTTGACAAAAATGATGTTTATGTAGGGGAACAAATAACTGCCACATATAAGTTATATGCTCGCATTCCAATGAA
Protein-coding sequences here:
- a CDS encoding ATP-binding protein, with product METILNWSSGKDAALAYYTLQNDDRYNVSSLLTTVNQEKDRVVMHGVRKELLLTQADRMNMPITTLELPPSPSHDVYSTYMSKTLTGFVDKGVEAAAFGDIFLEDLKKYREEQLSTIGLKAVFPLWKKDTRALISIIEEVGIDATVICVDGSVLGKEFLGRKVDRSFMNDLPEGVDPCGENGEFHSFVYYAPYFSSAIGLEKGEVVHTHYQNQKDSAGFYFLDIYEQK
- a CDS encoding SDR family oxidoreductase; its protein translation is MGNAVITGGTQGIGRAMAEVLLKNGFSIAICARNKQDLELINKEWSNAYPESTIITYQADISKKEEVLSFAQHCIDIFSTIDILVNNAGQFIPGNISDEPEGRLESLMDVNLYSAYHLTRALLPQIKKHIFNICSVASLKAYPNGGAYSITKYALLGFSENLREELKNEGIKVTSVCPGATNSRSWEGNEIDPERIMNAKDVADMMWAAYNLSAKADVELLVLRPQLGDL